The following DNA comes from Candidatus Delongbacteria bacterium.
AAACTTGGGAATCTGTTGAAGAACCTCCAATAACAAGTACAAGTTCAAGGGTACTATATCTAAATAATAGCAACTTATACTATGCAGAAAGAAAAAACTACTTTCTGCATTTATCTGCAAATGTGAATTGTTTAATAAAAAAAGCTTCTCACTTTTAAAATGAGAAGCTTATAATTGACACAATTAAAAAATTATTTAACCTTTAATTCTTCTAAAATCTTATCATAAGTACCATCTTTTTTCATCTCTTTAAGAGCTTCACTTATCTTTTGATTTAAAAGTCGTCCTTTGTCACTTTTCTCAAACGCAAAAAAGACTTTCTGAATTTCAAGTGGTTTATCTTTATCAAACTCAATATCTGTAAGACCAGCATCTTCAATAGCCTTTGGACCTGATTTGTCATCGGATACAACAACATCAACTCTACCAATTGAAAGTTTCTTAAAGTTTTGTTCATTAGTAGCAGCGTAATCGGTTATAATATCTGGATTGTTTGTCAATTCTTCGGAAAAAGCATACCCACTAGTAAGACCTACTTTCTTTCCCTTCAAGTCGCTTATCGAGTTGATTTTTGGTGAACCCTTCTTAGTGAATGCATAAGTATACTTGTAAAAGAACTCCTCAGACATTTCTGAATCTTTTGGTATTGTTACAAGTAGTGATGGGAAGTATCCCACTAATTGACCTTCTGCATAGTTTTGTAAAGTTCTTTTCGTTGCAGAAAAAACAAGCTCGTAATCAACATTAGCTCTTTTTGCTGCTTCAATCCAAATCTTAACAAAAACACCTTCTGTTTCTGAATCAACGAGCTTTGGAATCTTGTAAGTTCCAATTTTATACACTTCTGCATTCGAAAAGAAGAACGTTGCGATCATGATCATTATAACTATCTTCATATACCCTCCATTTTAACCATCTGTTTAATTATATAGAACTAATATAATTATATTATATGATTTAAATCAAAAGTATATCTAAAATTTTTAAATGTTGAAAAATCAGAAACTTAGAACTAAAGTCTTTCAGATGAAGTTTATGAGATAAAAAAAAATAATGAATTTAGGTGCTAGATATATTTATTGTTACGGATCATTATTAAAATTTTGTTTAGATACTCAATTATAAAGTTAGAAGTTTATAAGATTGGTAAATGAACCTAATGAATTTATAATTAGTATAGGTCAATACCACACAATTTTAGAAAATTATGATAATATAAAATATTTTTTTTATTTTGATCTTGTAAGAATATACGTTAAGGAAAAAATCGTATTGCTAGATAATATGTAAGAAAAAGATTGAGTTTAATACTAGGTGTATATTTTTTGATTTCAAAAATTATAATTATGAGTATATAAAATAGGGTCATTTACTGACCCTATTCTAAACTAATGACTTATATAAACTCACCTGTTCTAGATTCAATTTTCACTATCACTTCATGAGTGCACTTCATACTCTCGATATGCTCAATAATCTCTTCATGAATATTTGCTGCAAACATCTCTTCATCTGGTTCAAGTTCAACAACTACATAGATGTCCTGACCTTCGACTTTAACACGAATTACATTGTTATTATCAATAATGTTCTTACCATGTTTAGGATGTATTACATCAGTAAGAACTTTCTTAATAAGCTCTGGTGTTATCACTCTTTCCTTATCTTCGATACGACCAATCTTCTTCTCGTATTCTCTTATCGCAGCTTTGATCCCATTGATCGCTAAAACTGAACAATGCATTTTAACAGAAGGTAAACCTCCCAATTCTTTTGCTGCATCAGAAGTTCCTATCATCTTTACTTCATCAATATGCTTGCCTAGAACCATTTCAGTTGCTTTTGATGCTGTTGCTATATTTGAAGCACAACCATAAGATTTAAACTTTATATCTTCAATAATTAAAGTTTCTGGATTGATTTTCATTGTGTAACTAACCATATCTCCACAAGCTGGACTGCCCTCAATAGCTGATGCATCAGGGTTGTCAATTATTCCCATATTTCTTGGTTTAGTGAAATGTTCAATTGTTGCTTGAGTGTATTTTAGTGCCATTTATATCACCTCATCTATCTTTTATAAAAAGTTACAGCATTTTCATTATTCAATTCACTGTGAACTTCAGGGTTGAAAGAACTCATATTTCTTAATATTTCTACTACTTCTTTTACATTTTTAGCTGTTCGTAAAACATCATCTTCTGTAGTATATTTTGACAAAGTAAACCTAATAGAACCATGTGCTTGTTCATGTTTTAAGCCAATTGCTGTTAAGACATGACTTGGTTCCAATGTTTTCGAAGAACAAGCTGATCCAGAGCTTACACATATTCCTCTTAAAGTTAAATGTAACATAATGGCTTCACCTTCGATAAATTGAAAAGTGAAATCAACATTGTTGGACAATCTATTAACAAGATGTTCTCCTTTTGGACCATTGTAAAAAATGTGATCAATTTCTGAAAGTTTAGTAGCTAAAAGATCTCTTAAGCCACACACGTATGAGTCAATCTTATCAAAGTCTCTGTAGGCAATTTCCGCAGCTTTTGCAAATCCCATAATTGCAGGTAAATTTTCTGTACCAGGTCTTATCCCTCTCTCGTGAGCTCCACCTTCAAACATTTTAGAAAGAGAAATCCCTTTTCGAATGTATAAAGCTCCAACACCTTTAGGACCGTGCATCTTGTGAGCATTAAAAGTTAAAAGATCAATATTTTCTTTAATTACATCGATTTTTATCTTTCCAAAAGCCTGTGCAGCATCTGAATGGAAAAACACACCTTTATCTCTGCAAATCTTCCCAATATTTTCAATTTGCTGAATGGTTCCAATCTCATAATTTGCATAAATTATAGAAACTAGAATTGTATCAGGTCTTATACTTTTCTCAAGAAGGTCAATATCTAAGAAACCTTCACTATCTACACCAATTTCAGTTAACTCATAACCAGATTTAATCAATCTTCTTGCCACTTCTCTTACGCTGGAATGCTCAATAGTAGAGATAATGATATGCTTTCCTTTGTCTTTATAGAAGTTTGCGACACCATTGATTGCCAAATTGTTTGATTCAGTAGCACCAGAAGTGAATATGAGATCATCTCCGTTACAATTAATAAATGAAGAAACTTTTTGACGAGCTTCAGAAAGGTTTTCATCAGCGTCAATACCAAGTTGATGAAGTGAAGCTGGATTGCCATAGGATGTTTTATAAAACTCTAGCATATACTCCAATACTTCATCATCAATTTTTGTTGTGTCACCATTGTCTAAATATATCAATTCATCGGACATACGAAGCTCCTTTCATGTCCAAACCATACATTTTTTGTAAATATAAACTTCTCATAAGTAAAAGTCAAAACAGGTAATAAGATATTTTTATCTATTTTTTCTGTCAAAA
Coding sequences within:
- a CDS encoding transporter substrate-binding domain-containing protein yields the protein MKIVIMIMIATFFFSNAEVYKIGTYKIPKLVDSETEGVFVKIWIEAAKRANVDYELVFSATKRTLQNYAEGQLVGYFPSLLVTIPKDSEMSEEFFYKYTYAFTKKGSPKINSISDLKGKKVGLTSGYAFSEELTNNPDIITDYAATNEQNFKKLSIGRVDVVVSDDKSGPKAIEDAGLTDIEFDKDKPLEIQKVFFAFEKSDKGRLLNQKISEALKEMKKDGTYDKILEELKVK
- a CDS encoding iron-sulfur cluster assembly scaffold protein, which codes for MALKYTQATIEHFTKPRNMGIIDNPDASAIEGSPACGDMVSYTMKINPETLIIEDIKFKSYGCASNIATASKATEMVLGKHIDEVKMIGTSDAAKELGGLPSVKMHCSVLAINGIKAAIREYEKKIGRIEDKERVITPELIKKVLTDVIHPKHGKNIIDNNNVIRVKVEGQDIYVVVELEPDEEMFAANIHEEIIEHIESMKCTHEVIVKIESRTGEFI
- a CDS encoding cysteine desulfurase, whose protein sequence is MSDELIYLDNGDTTKIDDEVLEYMLEFYKTSYGNPASLHQLGIDADENLSEARQKVSSFINCNGDDLIFTSGATESNNLAINGVANFYKDKGKHIIISTIEHSSVREVARRLIKSGYELTEIGVDSEGFLDIDLLEKSIRPDTILVSIIYANYEIGTIQQIENIGKICRDKGVFFHSDAAQAFGKIKIDVIKENIDLLTFNAHKMHGPKGVGALYIRKGISLSKMFEGGAHERGIRPGTENLPAIMGFAKAAEIAYRDFDKIDSYVCGLRDLLATKLSEIDHIFYNGPKGEHLVNRLSNNVDFTFQFIEGEAIMLHLTLRGICVSSGSACSSKTLEPSHVLTAIGLKHEQAHGSIRFTLSKYTTEDDVLRTAKNVKEVVEILRNMSSFNPEVHSELNNENAVTFYKR